The genomic window ATTGGCGTTGAGGATAGTAAGCGATAAAAATAATACCGCAAGATAAATTGATTTTAATTTCATAGTAACATTTGGGTTGGGTGCTAAAAATATGAAATTTTTTCTGTCTAAGGAAACGGTAGGGAAGTCGGGAGTCTTCAGTCGGGAGTCCGAAGTTTATGTTCAATAGTCGGATAGTTCATGGTTGATAGTCTTGTAGCCAATAGCTTGGAATCAGTTAACCAATTAACCTTAGAGATACGTCATTTCGACTGGAGCATCGCGGAATGGAGAAATCTATTTAGTCTAAAATCCCTAGTTCTTAAGACGATTACCTAAGCTATGCATTTGGGACGCAGCGATAGATATCAGTTAACCGATTTAAACAATTAACCATTGACCAATGAATAGTGAACCAATGAACTAATGAACCAAAAAGGGTTGCACTCTTTCTAATGCAAAGTCTAATTGTTCTTCCTGTGTAAGATCGGTATTATCTAAAATAATGGCATCATCAGCCCTAACTAAAGGACTTTCCTTACGGGTGGTGTCGGCATAATCGCGATGGGCAAGGTTTTCAAAAACCTCTTCCAGCGTAGTTTTGTTATTGCCTTTGCTCTCCAGTTCCTTAAATCTGCGTTCAGCCCTGATTTTCGGGTCGGCCGTCATAAAAAATTTCACAGGAGCATCAGGGAAAACTGTAGTGCCAATATCACGGCCATCCATAACGATGTTTTTCGATTTACCCATACGCTGCTGTTGCTTCACCATTTCATGACGCACAATTTTATGTGCCGAAACCTCGCTTACATTTTCAGAAACAGGCATTAAGCGGATTTCATCAGAAACTTCTTCACCATTAAGGGTGATATGGGATTCGTAATCACGTGAGTGAAAATTCAGTTCGATGTGCTGTAAAGCATCAACAACTTTAGCATCATCAGTAATATCGATGTTATTTCTTAAGAAGTATAATGTAACGGCACGGTACATCGCTCCGCTGTCTACATAAATGAAACCTAATTTTTTAGCCAGTGCTTTTGCTAAAGTACTTTTTCCGCAAGATGAGTAGCCATCTATTGCTATTACCAGGTTTTTCTTCATCGTAGCGCAAAGGTAAAAAATAGAAACAGAATGCTGAATTTTTTTAAGGTATAAAGATAGATTCTAAACAAGATAATGCTAAAACATTGATTTGCTGGATGTGTTTAATCATAAAATAAATACACGATTATGTTGTTATCTGAAAGAATGTTGGCCGCCCTGAATAACCAGGTTAAACTGGAAGCCGAATCGTCGCAAGTTTATCTGGGAATTGCTTCATGGTTAGAAACCCAGCCAGGTTTAGAAGGTTATACCGAGTTTTTCTACCGTCAGAGTGAAGAAGAACGTCATCATATGCTTAAACTGATTCATTATATCAATGATCGTGATGGGCATGCGATGATTACTGCCCTTGAAATGCCCAAAAATTCTTTCGGACAGGTAATAGAGGTGTTTCAGGATTTTCTGGATAATGAGTTGTTGGTATCTAAAAGCATTAACGATTTGGTAGAACTTTCGCTGAATGAGAAAGATTATCTCACATTTAAATTTTTGCAATGGTATTTAGATGAACAATTGGAAGAAGAAAAAATGGCGAAAACGATGTTAGAGAAACTTCAATTGGTAGGCAGTGATAGAGGAGGTATTTACCAATTGGATAAAGATATTGTAGGTTTACGCAGCAAGGTAAGCGAATCGAAAGAGGAAGAATAATCTGTTTTTATTAAATTCCAAATTATTACTTTTGCGGGATGTTGCCTACAAGAGAAGAAATTTTACGGTCTGTTACTTTCAAAACTTCCAGAAGTGGGGGGAAAGGCGGACAGAATGTAAATAAAGTTTCGAGTAAGGTAGAATTAATTTTCGACCTGGAAACAGCTTTTTATTTGGACGAAGACGAAAAGACACGCATAAAAGAAAAACTGGAAAACCGACTGGATTCTGAAGGACTGTTACATGTTGTTTCGCAAGAGGATAGGAGCCAGCTACTCAATAAAGAGAAAACAGTTGCCAAGTTGATTGAATTGTTAAAGCGATTGTTACACGTTCAGAAGAAGCGAAAAGCAACTAAAATCCCTAAAGCAGTTATTCAAAAAAGATTAAAGAATAAGGCCGTAAATGCCGATAAAAAGGAAAGCCGCAAAAGACCATCAATTGATTAAAGCTTACGGCCTGATTTCTATTTTAGTTCCAATGTTTACAGTATAAAACAATTCGTCTACTTCGTTATTGGTTAATGCCATACAGCCATTTGTCCAGTCGAAAAATCGTTGAAAATTACCGATAAATCCTAAATGGTTCCTGATCCCATGTATTTTAATATCACCACCAGGATCTTTACCAAGTAGTTTTGCCTTTGCAATATCTTTTTTATTTGGGTAAGACACTCCAAGGTTTTTATGGTAACCACTATTTGGGTTTTTGGCATTGATGACATAAACTCCTTCAGGTGTTTTCTCATCACCTTCGGATTCTTTATGTCCAACCGGGCTGTCGCCCAACGAAATTTTATATGTTTTAATCAGCTTGTGCTTCGCGTAAGCCAATAGCTGCCGATCAGATTTTTTTACAATAATGTAATCAATTTCGGTATTCTGAGGTAGTTTTTGTTCGGGGCATAAATTGTAAATAGCCGCACCGATTATGAAAAACGAAATGATAAAAAGGGATATTTTTTTCATACGCTGCAAATTCTCAATAACCAATTTAAACAGTTAACCTAACTTTTCCCAAACCGATAATACAAACTTAAACCGCCATAATTCTGTGCTTTAGCCACACTTTTAACTTCTTTGGTTTTAAAAATGATATTAAAATCGGCAGTAAATCTTTTTGAACTATAATTTACACCAAACTGTTGCTCAAAAACAATCGGTTTTACCCCAAAAGTTAATGGGCTGTTGTTGTTAAAAAGACTTCCCTGTATAGTGGCATCATAGGCAACAAAGTTTAGCTGC from Flavobacterium sp. W4I14 includes these protein-coding regions:
- a CDS encoding cytidylate kinase (product_source=KO:K00945; cath_funfam=3.40.50.300; cog=COG0283; ko=KO:K00945; pfam=PF02224; smart=SM00382; superfamily=52540; tigrfam=TIGR00017); translated protein: MKKNLVIAIDGYSSCGKSTLAKALAKKLGFIYVDSGAMYRAVTLYFLRNNIDITDDAKVVDALQHIELNFHSRDYESHITLNGEEVSDEIRLMPVSENVSEVSAHKIVRHEMVKQQQRMGKSKNIVMDGRDIGTTVFPDAPVKFFMTADPKIRAERRFKELESKGNNKTTLEEVFENLAHRDYADTTRKESPLVRADDAIILDNTDLTQEEQLDFALERVQPFLVH
- a CDS encoding ferritin (product_source=KO:K02217; cath_funfam=1.20.1260.10; cog=COG1528; ko=KO:K02217; pfam=PF00210; superfamily=47240) codes for the protein MLLSERMLAALNNQVKLEAESSQVYLGIASWLETQPGLEGYTEFFYRQSEEERHHMLKLIHYINDRDGHAMITALEMPKNSFGQVIEVFQDFLDNELLVSKSINDLVELSLNEKDYLTFKFLQWYLDEQLEEEKMAKTMLEKLQLVGSDRGGIYQLDKDIVGLRSKVSESKEEE
- a CDS encoding ribosome-associated protein (product_source=KO:K15034; cath_funfam=3.30.160.20; cog=COG1186; ko=KO:K15034; pfam=PF00472; superfamily=110916), whose product is MLPTREEILRSVTFKTSRSGGKGGQNVNKVSSKVELIFDLETAFYLDEDEKTRIKEKLENRLDSEGLLHVVSQEDRSQLLNKEKTVAKLIELLKRLLHVQKKRKATKIPKAVIQKRLKNKAVNADKKESRKRPSID
- a CDS encoding murein L,D-transpeptidase YafK (product_source=COG3034; cath_funfam=2.40.440.10; cog=COG3034; pfam=PF03734; superfamily=141523; transmembrane_helix_parts=Inside_1_11,TMhelix_12_29,Outside_30_179); the protein is MVIENLQRMKKISLFIISFFIIGAAIYNLCPEQKLPQNTEIDYIIVKKSDRQLLAYAKHKLIKTYKISLGDSPVGHKESEGDEKTPEGVYVINAKNPNSGYHKNLGVSYPNKKDIAKAKLLGKDPGGDIKIHGIRNHLGFIGNFQRFFDWTNGCMALTNNEVDELFYTVNIGTKIEIRP